Proteins encoded in a region of the Mixophyes fleayi isolate aMixFle1 chromosome 5, aMixFle1.hap1, whole genome shotgun sequence genome:
- the UBA5 gene encoding ubiquitin-like modifier-activating enzyme 5 isoform X1: MASASLVEELQARIRHLEDELIRVRSRNETHRSKIEKMSAEVVDSNPYSRLMALKRMGIVEDYEKIRTFAVAVVGVGGVGSVTAEMLTRCGIGKLLLFDYDKVELANMNRLFFQPHQAGLSKVEAAEHTLRNINPDVLFEVNNYNITTIDNFQHFMDRISKGGLKEGEPVDLVLSCVDNFEARMAINTACNELEQTWMESGVSENAVSGHIQLIKPGETACFACAPPLVVAANIDEKTLKREGVCAASLPTTMGVVAGILVQNVLKYLLNFGTVSFYLGYNAMQDFFPTMAMKPNPDCDDKYCKQRQEGFKLKEAAKPMPEAVVEEVSLVVHEDNDWGIELVSEVSEEELKEASGPVPDLPEGITVAYTIPITKPTSGVTVEDSEQSLEELMAQMKNM; encoded by the exons ATGGCTTCTGCCAGTCTGGTAGAGGAGCTGCAGGCTAGGATCCGGCATCTAGAGGATGAGCTGATCAGGGTGAGAAGCAGGAATGAAACCCACAGATCAAAGATTGAGAAGATGAGTGCAGAGGTAGTGGATTCAAACCCATACAG TCGCTTAATGGCCTTGAAACGAATGGGAATCGTTGAGGATTATGAG AAAATCCGCACATTTGCTGTGGCTGTAGTGGGTGTCGGTGGAGTTGGCAGTGTCACTGCAGAAATGCTAACAAGATGTGGCATTGGTAAg CTGCTACTGTTTGATTATGACAAGGTGGAGCTGGCCAATATGAACAGGCTCTTCTTCCAGCCGCATCAGGCTGGTCTCAGCAAAGTTGAGGCCGCAGAGCACACATTGAG GAATATAAATCCTGATGTCCTGTTTGAAGTTAATAACTACAACATAACAACTATTGACAATTTCCAGCATTTCATGGACAGAATAAG CAAAGGTGGATTAAAAGAAGGGGAGCCCGTAGACCTTGTACTTAGCTGTGTTGACAACTTTGAGGCGCGCATGGCAATTAACACT GCTTGCAACGAACTTGAGCAAACCTGGATGGAATCTGGAGTCAGTGAGAATGCAGTATCAGGACACATTCAGCTTATTAAGCCTGGGGAAACTGCCTGTTTTGCG TGTGCACCTCCATTAGTGGTTGCAGCAAACATTGATGAAAAGACTTTGAAACGAGAAGGTGTCTGCGCTGCAAGTCTCCCGACCACAATGGGAGTTGTGGCTGGAATACTCGTACAGAATGTCCTCAA GTATCTCTTAAATTTCGGGACAGTGAGTTTCTACCTGGGATACAATGCGATGCAGGATTTTTTCCCTACCATGGCCATGAAACCCAACCCAGATTGTGATGACAAATACTGCAAACAACGGCAGGAAGGATTCAAG TTAAAAGAGGCTGCAAAACCGATGCCTGAAGCTGTAGTGGAAGAAGTATCACTAGTTGTACACGAGGATAATGATTGGG GCATTGAGCTAGTGTCTGAGGTTTCAGAAGAAGAATTAAAAGAGGCTTCTGGACCTGTTCCAGACCTGCCAGAGGGAATCACTGTGGCATATACAATTCCTATAACG AAACCTACGTCAGGAGTCACGGTGGAAGACTCGGAGCAGAGTCTGGAGGAGCTCATGGCTCAAATGAAAAACATGTAG
- the UBA5 gene encoding ubiquitin-like modifier-activating enzyme 5 isoform X2 codes for MNRLFFQPHQAGLSKVEAAEHTLRNINPDVLFEVNNYNITTIDNFQHFMDRISKGGLKEGEPVDLVLSCVDNFEARMAINTACNELEQTWMESGVSENAVSGHIQLIKPGETACFACAPPLVVAANIDEKTLKREGVCAASLPTTMGVVAGILVQNVLKYLLNFGTVSFYLGYNAMQDFFPTMAMKPNPDCDDKYCKQRQEGFKLKEAAKPMPEAVVEEVSLVVHEDNDWGIELVSEVSEEELKEASGPVPDLPEGITVAYTIPITKPTSGVTVEDSEQSLEELMAQMKNM; via the exons ATGAACAGGCTCTTCTTCCAGCCGCATCAGGCTGGTCTCAGCAAAGTTGAGGCCGCAGAGCACACATTGAG GAATATAAATCCTGATGTCCTGTTTGAAGTTAATAACTACAACATAACAACTATTGACAATTTCCAGCATTTCATGGACAGAATAAG CAAAGGTGGATTAAAAGAAGGGGAGCCCGTAGACCTTGTACTTAGCTGTGTTGACAACTTTGAGGCGCGCATGGCAATTAACACT GCTTGCAACGAACTTGAGCAAACCTGGATGGAATCTGGAGTCAGTGAGAATGCAGTATCAGGACACATTCAGCTTATTAAGCCTGGGGAAACTGCCTGTTTTGCG TGTGCACCTCCATTAGTGGTTGCAGCAAACATTGATGAAAAGACTTTGAAACGAGAAGGTGTCTGCGCTGCAAGTCTCCCGACCACAATGGGAGTTGTGGCTGGAATACTCGTACAGAATGTCCTCAA GTATCTCTTAAATTTCGGGACAGTGAGTTTCTACCTGGGATACAATGCGATGCAGGATTTTTTCCCTACCATGGCCATGAAACCCAACCCAGATTGTGATGACAAATACTGCAAACAACGGCAGGAAGGATTCAAG TTAAAAGAGGCTGCAAAACCGATGCCTGAAGCTGTAGTGGAAGAAGTATCACTAGTTGTACACGAGGATAATGATTGGG GCATTGAGCTAGTGTCTGAGGTTTCAGAAGAAGAATTAAAAGAGGCTTCTGGACCTGTTCCAGACCTGCCAGAGGGAATCACTGTGGCATATACAATTCCTATAACG AAACCTACGTCAGGAGTCACGGTGGAAGACTCGGAGCAGAGTCTGGAGGAGCTCATGGCTCAAATGAAAAACATGTAG